A part of Rhinoderma darwinii isolate aRhiDar2 chromosome 1, aRhiDar2.hap1, whole genome shotgun sequence genomic DNA contains:
- the LOC142742361 gene encoding relaxin-3-like has protein sequence MCREVGCSADTDKVPLHSHFLRISSEAGRDVESGSVALLTRLHMALLLRSSVLFTALLMLVSALPGELRVRRSPVSASEYGVKLCGREFIRAVIFACGGSRWKRLQQEDGRIPGYRSTDTLQDTAIQDPHQLKMQPLLGSRLEQLHRSNIPLRQQPLKDSLHSYDDYSYTPTEDFSEYVRQVEDTSESENSAAAGSDGFPWIKSSRRRRELSIGVAGICCKWGCTKAEISTLC, from the exons ATGTGCCGAGAAGTTGGCTGCTCTGCAGATACTGATAAAGTGCCCCTCCATTCTCACTTTCTTCGAATTTCGAGTGAGGCGGGAAGAGACGTCGAGTCCGGCAGTGTAGCGCTCCTCACCCGTCTGCACATGGCGCTTCTCCTCAGGAGCTCGGTGCTGTTCACGGCGCTGCTGATGCTGGTGTCTGCGCTACCAGGAGAGCTGAGGGTACGGAGGAGCCCGGTTTCAGCTTCAGAGTACGGGGTGAAGTTATGTGGCCGCGAGTTTATCAGGGCGGTGATCTTCGCCTGCGGAGGGTCCCGGTGGAAGCGACTGCAGCAGGAGGATGGGAGGATCCCCGGGTACCGGAGTACAG ACACTTTGCAGGACACTGCAATACAAGATCCACATCAGTTAAAGATGCAGCCACTTTTGGGATCTCGTCTGGAACAGCTTCACAGGTCAAACATACCGTTAAGACAGCAGCCACTGAAGGATTCTCTTCATTCCTATGATGATTACAGTTATACACCAACAGAGGATTTCAGTGAGTATGTACGCCAGGTAGAGGACACCAGTGAATCAGAAAACAGTGCTGCTGCAGGTTCCGATGGCTTTCCTTGGATCAAATCCTCTAGAAGGAGAAGGGAACTGTCTATCGGAGTGGCAGGCATTTGTTGCAAATGGGGCTGCACAAAAGCGGAGATCAGCACCCTGTGCTAA